One Setaria viridis chromosome 3, Setaria_viridis_v4.0, whole genome shotgun sequence DNA window includes the following coding sequences:
- the LOC117850655 gene encoding ras-related protein Rab5A, protein MAATAGGNKIRNAKLVLLGDVGAGKSSLVLRFVKGQFVEFQESTIGAAFFSQTLAVNDETVKFEIWDTAGQERYHSLAPMYYRGAAAAIVVYDITNAASFTRAKKWVQELQAQGNPNTIMALAGNKADLLDERQVPAEEAKAYAQENGLFFMETSAKTAINVNDVFYEIAKKLLQGQQVQNPQGGMVLNQRPPERTVSSSSCCA, encoded by the exons AtggcggccaccgccggcggcaacAAGATCCGCAACGCCAAGCTG GTTCTTCTCGGGGATGTGGGCGCCGGCAAGTCTAGCCTGGTCCTCCGGTTTGTGAAAGGCCAGTTCGTCGAATTCCAG GAATCGACCATTGGCGCGGCTTTCTTCTCGCAGACCTTGGCGGTCAACGACGAAACAGTGAAGTTTGAGATATGGGACACGGCAGGGCAGGAGAGGTACCACAGCTTGGCTCCCATGTATTaccggggcgctgctgctgctatagTTGTCTACGACATCACCAATGCG GCCTCTTTTACTCGTGCAAAGAAATGGGTTCAAGAACTTCAAGCACAAG GAAACCCGAATACAATAATGGCTCTTGCCGGGAACAAGGCTGATTTGTTAGATGAGAGGCAGGTGCCAGCAGAA GAAGCAAAGGCGTATGCTCAGGAGAATGGCCTCTTCTTCATGGAAACGTCTGCAAAAACGGCAATCAATGTGAACGATGTGTTTTACGAGATTG cgAAGAAATTGCTTCAAGGACAACAGGTTCAGAACCCACAGGGTGGAATGGTCCTCAACCAGAGACCACCTGAGAGGACGGTGAGCTCTTCCTCGTGCTGCGCGTGA